A single genomic interval of Anthonomus grandis grandis chromosome 17, icAntGran1.3, whole genome shotgun sequence harbors:
- the LOC126746508 gene encoding RNA-binding protein cabeza-like isoform X1, whose translation MADGYGGGGYDYSQPPPQSGYASYGGQQGGGYGQQSYGQDPSGGGNWGQQGGGRGPPGGGYGGGQQGGYGGGGGGYGGGGQGGYGGGGGGYGGGNRDRGNSGGGYGGGQRGGYGKGDGNLVIQQDTVFVSGIDPNFTEDDIADHFGSIGIIKMDKRTNNKKVWLYKDKSTGMSKGEATVTYDDPNAAKSAIDWFDGKDFRGSVVRVQLATKRDNWSGGRGGGGGGGGRGGGGFGGGGRGGGGGGFGGGRGGGDRGRGRGGGGGGGGRDRESRDGDWRCANPDCANTNFAWRNECNRCGDSKPAGGGGGGGDRRGGGDRDGGRRGGGGGFRGGDRGGFGGRGGGGRGGGRGGPGGPRGGGFGGGRGGGGGRDRGSGRDRPKPY comes from the exons ATGGCGGACG GATACGGTGGTGGTGGGTATGATTACTCACAACCCCCGCCGCAATCAGGCTATGCCAGCTACGGAGGTCAACAAGGTGGCGGCTATGGTCAACAAAGTTACGGCCAAGACCCGTCGGGTGGTGGAAACTGGGGTCAGCAGGGAGGTGGTAGAGGACCTCCTGGGGGAGGTTATGGAGGTGGCCAACAAg GTGGCTATGGAGGTGGTGGAGGAGGCTACGGGGGTGGTGGCCAAGGAGGTTATGGAGGAGGAGGCGGAGGCTATGGAG GTGGCAATAGAGATCGTGGCAACTCTGGTGGTGGTTATGg AGGTGGTCAACGAGGCGGTTACGGCAAAG GTGATGGAAATCTCGTTATTCAACAGGACACGGTGTTCGTATCCGGGATCGACCCGAATTTTACTGAGGATGACATTGCTGATCATTTCGGCTCTATTGGTATTATCaag ATGGACAAGAGAACCAACAACAAAAAAGTGTGGCTGTACAAAGACAAAAGCACCGGAATGTCGAAGGGAGAAGCGACCGTGACATACGACGATCCCAATGCGGCCAAAAGCGCAATTGACTGGTTCGACGGCAAAGATTTCCGCGGTTCGGTAGTGCGAGTACAGTTGGCCACCAAACGTGACAACTGGAGCGGCGGTCGAGGTGGCGGCGGCGGTGGTGGAGGTCGCGGCGGCGGAGGTTTCGGCGGTGGTGGCCGAGGAGGAGGCGGCGGAGGATTTGGAGGAGGCCGCGGAGGCGGCGATAGAGGTAGAGGGCGCGGAG GAGGTGGCGGCGGTGGTGGTCGCGACCGTGAATCTAGAGACGGAGACTGGAGGTGTGCGAATCCCGACTGCGCCAACACCAATTTTGCCTGGAGGAACGAGTGTAACCGGTGCGGAGACTCTAAACCGGCCGGCGGTGGCG GCGGTGGTGGTGATAGACGCGGAGGCGGCGACAGAGACGGCGGCCGCCGAGGTGGAGGCGGTGGTTTCCGCGGCGGCGATCGAGGAGGTTTCGGGGGTCGAGGTGGTGGAGGTCGCGGGGGCGGCAGAGGCGGCCCCGGAGGTCCACGAGGCGGCGGCTTCGGAGGCGGAAGAGGTGGCGGAGGCGGACG ggataGAGGCAGCGGTAGGGATCGTCCGAAGCCATACTAG
- the LOC126746508 gene encoding RNA-binding protein cabeza-like isoform X3, which yields MADGYGGGGYDYSQPPPQSGYASYGGQQGGGYGQQSYGQDPSGGGNWGQQGGGRGPPGGGYGGGQQGGYGGGGGGYGGGGQGGYGGGGGGYGGGNRDRGNSGGGYGGGQRGGYGKGDGNLVIQQDTVFVSGIDPNFTEDDIADHFGSIGIIKMDKRTNNKKVWLYKDKSTGMSKGEATVTYDDPNAAKSAIDWFDGKDFRGSVVRVQLATKRDNWSGGRGGGGGGGGRGGGGFGGGGRGGGGGGFGGGRGGGDRGRGRGGGGGGGGRDRESRDGDWRCANPDCANTNFAWRNECNRCGDSKPAGGGGGGGDRRGGGDRDGGRRGGGGGFRGGDRGGFGGRGGGGRGGGRGGPGGPRGGGFGGGRGGGGGR from the exons ATGGCGGACG GATACGGTGGTGGTGGGTATGATTACTCACAACCCCCGCCGCAATCAGGCTATGCCAGCTACGGAGGTCAACAAGGTGGCGGCTATGGTCAACAAAGTTACGGCCAAGACCCGTCGGGTGGTGGAAACTGGGGTCAGCAGGGAGGTGGTAGAGGACCTCCTGGGGGAGGTTATGGAGGTGGCCAACAAg GTGGCTATGGAGGTGGTGGAGGAGGCTACGGGGGTGGTGGCCAAGGAGGTTATGGAGGAGGAGGCGGAGGCTATGGAG GTGGCAATAGAGATCGTGGCAACTCTGGTGGTGGTTATGg AGGTGGTCAACGAGGCGGTTACGGCAAAG GTGATGGAAATCTCGTTATTCAACAGGACACGGTGTTCGTATCCGGGATCGACCCGAATTTTACTGAGGATGACATTGCTGATCATTTCGGCTCTATTGGTATTATCaag ATGGACAAGAGAACCAACAACAAAAAAGTGTGGCTGTACAAAGACAAAAGCACCGGAATGTCGAAGGGAGAAGCGACCGTGACATACGACGATCCCAATGCGGCCAAAAGCGCAATTGACTGGTTCGACGGCAAAGATTTCCGCGGTTCGGTAGTGCGAGTACAGTTGGCCACCAAACGTGACAACTGGAGCGGCGGTCGAGGTGGCGGCGGCGGTGGTGGAGGTCGCGGCGGCGGAGGTTTCGGCGGTGGTGGCCGAGGAGGAGGCGGCGGAGGATTTGGAGGAGGCCGCGGAGGCGGCGATAGAGGTAGAGGGCGCGGAG GAGGTGGCGGCGGTGGTGGTCGCGACCGTGAATCTAGAGACGGAGACTGGAGGTGTGCGAATCCCGACTGCGCCAACACCAATTTTGCCTGGAGGAACGAGTGTAACCGGTGCGGAGACTCTAAACCGGCCGGCGGTGGCG GCGGTGGTGGTGATAGACGCGGAGGCGGCGACAGAGACGGCGGCCGCCGAGGTGGAGGCGGTGGTTTCCGCGGCGGCGATCGAGGAGGTTTCGGGGGTCGAGGTGGTGGAGGTCGCGGGGGCGGCAGAGGCGGCCCCGGAGGTCCACGAGGCGGCGGCTTCGGAGGCGGAAGAGGTGGCGGAGGCGGACGGTAA
- the LOC126746508 gene encoding RNA-binding protein cabeza-like isoform X2 produces MADGYGGGGYDYSQPPPQSGYASYGGQQGGGYGQQSYGQDPSGGGNWGQQGGGRGPPGGGYGGGQQGGYGGGGGGYGGGGQGGYGGGGGGYGGGNRDRGNSGGGYGGGQRGGYGKGDGNLVIQQDTVFVSGIDPNFTEDDIADHFGSIGIIKMDKRTNNKKVWLYKDKSTGMSKGEATVTYDDPNAAKSAIDWFDGKDFRGSVVRVQLATKRDNWSGGRGGGGGGGGRGGGGFGGGGRGGGGGGFGGGRGGGDRGGGGGGGRDRESRDGDWRCANPDCANTNFAWRNECNRCGDSKPAGGGGGGGDRRGGGDRDGGRRGGGGGFRGGDRGGFGGRGGGGRGGGRGGPGGPRGGGFGGGRGGGGGRDRGSGRDRPKPY; encoded by the exons ATGGCGGACG GATACGGTGGTGGTGGGTATGATTACTCACAACCCCCGCCGCAATCAGGCTATGCCAGCTACGGAGGTCAACAAGGTGGCGGCTATGGTCAACAAAGTTACGGCCAAGACCCGTCGGGTGGTGGAAACTGGGGTCAGCAGGGAGGTGGTAGAGGACCTCCTGGGGGAGGTTATGGAGGTGGCCAACAAg GTGGCTATGGAGGTGGTGGAGGAGGCTACGGGGGTGGTGGCCAAGGAGGTTATGGAGGAGGAGGCGGAGGCTATGGAG GTGGCAATAGAGATCGTGGCAACTCTGGTGGTGGTTATGg AGGTGGTCAACGAGGCGGTTACGGCAAAG GTGATGGAAATCTCGTTATTCAACAGGACACGGTGTTCGTATCCGGGATCGACCCGAATTTTACTGAGGATGACATTGCTGATCATTTCGGCTCTATTGGTATTATCaag ATGGACAAGAGAACCAACAACAAAAAAGTGTGGCTGTACAAAGACAAAAGCACCGGAATGTCGAAGGGAGAAGCGACCGTGACATACGACGATCCCAATGCGGCCAAAAGCGCAATTGACTGGTTCGACGGCAAAGATTTCCGCGGTTCGGTAGTGCGAGTACAGTTGGCCACCAAACGTGACAACTGGAGCGGCGGTCGAGGTGGCGGCGGCGGTGGTGGAGGTCGCGGCGGCGGAGGTTTCGGCGGTGGTGGCCGAGGAGGAGGCGGCGGAGGATTTGGAGGAGGCCGCGGAGGCGGCGATAGAG GAGGTGGCGGCGGTGGTGGTCGCGACCGTGAATCTAGAGACGGAGACTGGAGGTGTGCGAATCCCGACTGCGCCAACACCAATTTTGCCTGGAGGAACGAGTGTAACCGGTGCGGAGACTCTAAACCGGCCGGCGGTGGCG GCGGTGGTGGTGATAGACGCGGAGGCGGCGACAGAGACGGCGGCCGCCGAGGTGGAGGCGGTGGTTTCCGCGGCGGCGATCGAGGAGGTTTCGGGGGTCGAGGTGGTGGAGGTCGCGGGGGCGGCAGAGGCGGCCCCGGAGGTCCACGAGGCGGCGGCTTCGGAGGCGGAAGAGGTGGCGGAGGCGGACG ggataGAGGCAGCGGTAGGGATCGTCCGAAGCCATACTAG
- the LOC126746508 gene encoding RNA-binding protein cabeza-like isoform X4, with protein MVNKVTAKTRRVVETGVSREVVEDLLGEVMEVANKVAMEVVEEATGVVAKEVMEEEAEAMEVAIEIVATLVVVMGDGNLVIQQDTVFVSGIDPNFTEDDIADHFGSIGIIKMDKRTNNKKVWLYKDKSTGMSKGEATVTYDDPNAAKSAIDWFDGKDFRGSVVRVQLATKRDNWSGGRGGGGGGGGRGGGGFGGGGRGGGGGGFGGGRGGGDRGRGRGGGGGGGGRDRESRDGDWRCANPDCANTNFAWRNECNRCGDSKPAGGGGGGGDRRGGGDRDGGRRGGGGGFRGGDRGGFGGRGGGGRGGGRGGPGGPRGGGFGGGRGGGGGRDRGSGRDRPKPY; from the exons ATGGTCAACAAAGTTACGGCCAAGACCCGTCGGGTGGTGGAAACTGGGGTCAGCAGGGAGGTGGTAGAGGACCTCCTGGGGGAGGTTATGGAGGTGGCCAACAAg GTGGCTATGGAGGTGGTGGAGGAGGCTACGGGGGTGGTGGCCAAGGAGGTTATGGAGGAGGAGGCGGAGGCTATGGAG GTGGCAATAGAGATCGTGGCAACTCTGGTGGTGGTTATGg GTGATGGAAATCTCGTTATTCAACAGGACACGGTGTTCGTATCCGGGATCGACCCGAATTTTACTGAGGATGACATTGCTGATCATTTCGGCTCTATTGGTATTATCaag ATGGACAAGAGAACCAACAACAAAAAAGTGTGGCTGTACAAAGACAAAAGCACCGGAATGTCGAAGGGAGAAGCGACCGTGACATACGACGATCCCAATGCGGCCAAAAGCGCAATTGACTGGTTCGACGGCAAAGATTTCCGCGGTTCGGTAGTGCGAGTACAGTTGGCCACCAAACGTGACAACTGGAGCGGCGGTCGAGGTGGCGGCGGCGGTGGTGGAGGTCGCGGCGGCGGAGGTTTCGGCGGTGGTGGCCGAGGAGGAGGCGGCGGAGGATTTGGAGGAGGCCGCGGAGGCGGCGATAGAGGTAGAGGGCGCGGAG GAGGTGGCGGCGGTGGTGGTCGCGACCGTGAATCTAGAGACGGAGACTGGAGGTGTGCGAATCCCGACTGCGCCAACACCAATTTTGCCTGGAGGAACGAGTGTAACCGGTGCGGAGACTCTAAACCGGCCGGCGGTGGCG GCGGTGGTGGTGATAGACGCGGAGGCGGCGACAGAGACGGCGGCCGCCGAGGTGGAGGCGGTGGTTTCCGCGGCGGCGATCGAGGAGGTTTCGGGGGTCGAGGTGGTGGAGGTCGCGGGGGCGGCAGAGGCGGCCCCGGAGGTCCACGAGGCGGCGGCTTCGGAGGCGGAAGAGGTGGCGGAGGCGGACG ggataGAGGCAGCGGTAGGGATCGTCCGAAGCCATACTAG
- the LOC126746509 gene encoding WD repeat-containing protein 91 produces the protein MAHIQYMEELIREYLVFRGFASTLKAFDQELKSDKEKSFRVDKIIEQIMQLISSHELNGLRELWGHFENHLFNKLESHFTPSVKKLENAILKLYVIHAVTNNKPDKVIDFFLKMTPELQGQSEWKDWFVLPYIKNPEENPTFALHCTKQWQDSLMVSLHNFLASVFQYMPLPTLLHYEEDANRIAKLEQKNESLKNRLALLIDRGPPEANVSPCPVDPPPHLLDDFYIIAQESNVADSQSKSLKNLIRNIGGGVSPVMGRREGAAAVKKRTVTGNR, from the exons ATGGCTCACATACAATATATGGAAGAACTGATAAGAGAATACTTGGTGTTCAGGGGTTTCGCCTCGACCCTAAAGGCCTTCGATCAAGAATTGAAATCTGACAAGGAAAAGAGCTTTAGGGTGGACAAGATAATCGAACAAATAATGCAGCTGATTTCTAGCCATGAACTTAATGGTCTTAGGGAGCTGTGGGGCCACTTTGAAAACCACCTCTTTAATAAGTTGGAAAGTCATTTTACACCAA GTGTAAAGAAGCTAGAAAACGCTATACTAAAACTGTATGTTATACATGCAGTAACCAATAATAAACCTGACAAAGTGATCGATTTCTTCCTTAAGATGACCCCAGAGCTGCAGGGCCAATCCGAGTGGAAAGATTGGTTTG TGCTACCTTACATAAAAAACCCAGAAGAAAACCCCACTTTTGCTTTACACTGCACCAAACAATGGCAGGACAGTTTAATGGTGTCATTACATAACTTTTTGGCCTCAGTATTTCAA TACATGCCCTTACCCACTCTCTTACACTATGAAGAAGATGCAAACCGAATAGCCAAACTGGAACAGAAAAATGAATCTCTGAAGAACCGCTTGGCATTATTGATCGACAGAGGTCCACCCGAGGCGAATGTCTCTCCATGTCCCGTGGACCCTCCGCCCCATTTACTGGACGACTTCTACATAATTGCACAGGAGAGTAACGTCGCAGACAGTCAaagtaaaagtttaaaaaacctTATAAGGAATATCGGGGGAGGAGTTAGTCCTGTTATGGGTAGGAGAGAGGGAGCTGCTGCGGTTAAGAAAAGGACAGTTACTGGGAACCGATAG